A genomic window from Constrictibacter sp. MBR-5 includes:
- a CDS encoding sigma-70 family RNA polymerase sigma factor has translation MRPLASGDAALQDGCADQAATAAARWIGTASKRHTKAVDNNAELVRDVWGALMAASQAGDKSAYRQLLTELLPYLRRIAHRRLPTHEDAEDVVQETLVTIHAIRHTYDPSRPFRPWLVTIARRRIADRLHQLGRRNHVEAPPDRGSETFFTEDWNLAEDRIRAGELRAAITALPPGQRRAIELTKLRELSLAEASTISGVSVTALKVGVHRAVATLRRRFVGSE, from the coding sequence ATGCGACCGCTGGCCAGCGGCGATGCGGCGCTTCAAGATGGATGTGCCGATCAAGCGGCGACCGCGGCCGCCCGATGGATCGGAACTGCATCGAAGAGGCATACAAAAGCGGTGGACAACAACGCTGAACTGGTCCGGGACGTCTGGGGTGCCCTGATGGCGGCATCGCAGGCCGGCGACAAGAGCGCCTATCGCCAACTCCTGACCGAACTGCTGCCCTATCTCCGGCGTATCGCACATCGGAGGCTACCCACACACGAAGATGCCGAGGACGTCGTCCAGGAGACGCTCGTGACGATCCACGCCATCCGCCACACCTACGACCCGTCGCGGCCGTTTCGGCCGTGGCTCGTGACGATCGCGCGTCGAAGGATTGCCGATCGCCTTCATCAGCTGGGACGGCGGAACCATGTCGAAGCGCCACCCGACCGAGGAAGCGAAACCTTTTTCACCGAAGACTGGAACCTTGCAGAAGACAGGATCAGAGCGGGCGAACTTCGTGCGGCGATCACCGCGCTGCCGCCCGGACAACGGCGAGCGATCGAGTTGACCAAGCTGCGGGAACTGTCCCTCGCAGAAGCGTCGACGATATCCGGTGTGTCCGTTACGGCCCTGAAGGTCGGAGTGCATCGGGCGGTCGCGACGTTGCGTCGTCGGTTCGTCGGCAGCGAGTGA
- a CDS encoding TVP38/TMEM64 family protein, translated as MRQRLLVGLAVSAALGLLLVVWFALPIDEWMLRLEHWVERLGMWGFAAFGLVYVLATVLLAPASALSIVAGLVFGVMGIPLVLAAATVGASAAFLIGRYIAQGKVQAMLDGRPRFAAIDRAVGDEGWKVVLLLRLSPLVPFNLQNYFFGITRIPFRDYVLATFVGIAPGTVVFVWLGIMGRAATTDSTDVGLLRWVLFGVGLLATVGVTVLIGRRTRTKLREMGIAEAP; from the coding sequence GTGCGCCAAAGGCTCCTCGTCGGCCTGGCCGTTTCGGCTGCGTTGGGACTGCTGCTGGTCGTGTGGTTCGCCCTGCCGATCGACGAATGGATGCTGCGCCTGGAGCATTGGGTCGAACGTCTCGGCATGTGGGGTTTCGCTGCGTTCGGCCTCGTGTACGTGCTCGCAACCGTTCTGCTCGCCCCGGCGTCCGCCCTGTCGATCGTCGCCGGTCTCGTCTTCGGCGTCATGGGGATTCCCCTGGTCCTGGCCGCTGCGACGGTCGGAGCGTCGGCCGCCTTCCTGATTGGCCGGTACATTGCGCAGGGAAAGGTGCAGGCGATGCTCGACGGTCGCCCGCGCTTCGCGGCCATTGATCGCGCGGTAGGGGACGAGGGGTGGAAGGTGGTGCTTCTCCTTCGCCTCAGCCCATTGGTGCCGTTCAATCTTCAGAACTATTTCTTTGGAATCACCCGCATCCCGTTCCGTGACTACGTGCTCGCGACCTTCGTCGGCATCGCACCCGGAACAGTGGTCTTCGTCTGGCTGGGCATCATGGGGCGCGCCGCGACCACAGACAGCACCGACGTCGGCCTGCTGCGCTGGGTGCTGTTCGGGGTGGGACTGCTCGCAACGGTGGGTGTGACGGTCCTGATCGGCCGCAGAACCCGGACGAAGCTTCGAGAAATGGGAATCGCCGAGGCTCCCTGA
- a CDS encoding NAD(P)/FAD-dependent oxidoreductase, with translation MSSRIKADVCVIGAGSGGLSVAAVAAQLGVTTVLIERGEMGGECLNTGCVPSKALIAAANAAASVRSSPRFGVDAGAPSVNFDRVREHVQDVVRAIAPHDSQVRFEELGAEVIRAEARFVGPRELVADDTFIEARRIVVATGSSPAVPPIPGLDGVRFHTNETIFQNTRLPEHLVVIGGGPIGIEMAQAHRRLGSRVTVLEAARPMAKDDRDLADTLLRHLLSEGIDIRPQVEIVSVEADEAGIAVLIREGTRTSRLVASHLLVATGRRPNIDGLDLDAAGIAYGKKGIVVDSRMRTSVRGVYAIGDVAGGPQFTHAAAYQAGIVVRNALFRLPAQVDYRALPWVTYTDPELAQVGLTETQAREVHGDRIVVVRSSFGKNDRARAELQTLGSVKIVARRNGRVLGASILGPHAGELIQVWVLAIAQRLKLKDIAGAVAPYPTLGEASKSAAGEFYRASLFGTWSRRLVRALARLP, from the coding sequence ATGAGTTCACGGATCAAGGCCGATGTCTGCGTCATCGGTGCGGGCTCGGGAGGTCTCTCCGTTGCCGCCGTCGCTGCGCAACTGGGCGTAACGACTGTTCTGATCGAACGCGGCGAGATGGGAGGAGAGTGCCTGAACACCGGCTGCGTTCCGTCGAAGGCGCTTATTGCAGCAGCGAACGCCGCAGCCTCGGTGCGATCGAGCCCACGGTTCGGCGTAGACGCCGGAGCGCCGTCCGTCAATTTCGATCGGGTACGCGAGCATGTCCAAGACGTCGTTCGGGCGATCGCGCCACACGACTCCCAAGTCCGGTTCGAAGAGCTCGGCGCCGAGGTCATCAGGGCGGAAGCACGCTTCGTGGGCCCGCGCGAACTGGTGGCCGACGATACGTTCATAGAGGCCCGACGCATCGTCGTCGCCACTGGTTCGTCCCCGGCGGTGCCGCCCATTCCGGGCCTCGACGGGGTTCGCTTCCATACCAACGAGACGATCTTCCAGAACACGCGTCTTCCCGAGCACCTCGTCGTCATAGGAGGTGGCCCCATCGGGATCGAGATGGCTCAGGCGCATCGCCGCCTGGGTTCCCGCGTCACCGTTCTCGAGGCGGCGCGACCGATGGCGAAAGACGATCGGGATTTGGCCGACACGCTGCTTCGGCATCTTCTGTCCGAGGGCATCGACATCCGTCCGCAGGTGGAGATCGTGTCGGTCGAAGCGGATGAGGCCGGGATAGCGGTGCTGATCAGGGAAGGCACCAGAACGAGCCGGCTCGTCGCGTCGCACCTGCTCGTCGCGACCGGACGACGTCCGAACATCGATGGACTGGATCTCGACGCGGCGGGTATCGCCTACGGCAAGAAGGGGATCGTCGTCGACAGCCGGATGCGCACAAGCGTCAGGGGCGTTTATGCCATTGGCGATGTCGCGGGCGGCCCCCAGTTTACGCACGCCGCCGCCTATCAGGCCGGCATCGTCGTGCGCAATGCCTTGTTCCGGCTCCCGGCGCAGGTCGACTACCGCGCTCTGCCGTGGGTCACCTACACGGATCCCGAACTCGCACAGGTTGGATTGACGGAGACTCAGGCCCGAGAGGTCCACGGCGACCGCATCGTCGTGGTGCGGTCCAGCTTCGGCAAGAACGACAGAGCGCGGGCTGAGCTTCAGACCTTGGGCTCGGTGAAGATCGTCGCACGGCGCAATGGCCGGGTGCTCGGTGCCTCGATCCTGGGGCCGCATGCCGGTGAGCTCATCCAGGTGTGGGTACTGGCGATCGCGCAGCGGCTGAAGCTGAAGGACATCGCCGGTGCCGTTGCGCCATATCCCACCTTGGGTGAGGCGAGCAAATCCGCTGCCGGCGAATTCTACCGCGCATCGCTCTTTGGGACGTGGAGCCGACGCCTGGTCAGGGCACTCGCCAGGCTGCCTTGA
- a CDS encoding glycoside hydrolase family 15 protein yields the protein MRETAPQTKTRLPHSAEGRGYRPIADYAALGDCHGTALVSMDGGIDWCAFGRFDADPVLCRLLDNESAGYMATRPVAACAVDRHYLPGTNVLRTSFTTDTGAVHLTDFMAVGRDGTAGAFDYVSLEAPAWLIRRIEGVSGEVELDFALRLSLDFARRSAHLQPDATGFVAENGLRLQSDLPFEVDRHEARGRIAVRAGDRFYILLSASASPSDPEDVDRALATTMHFWEEWIGFCRYEGPYTEHVRRSALALKLMCFAPTGAIVAAPTTSLPETIGGERNWDYRFCWVRDASLTLYALTSLGYSGEAQRFFTFLQRSCATTHPDVQLMYGIAGETELPESVLLHLDGYCGSRPVRIGNAAVRQRQLDVYGYILDAALIYVRLGGRLPAEARPLLSGFVEMVARYWREPDSGLWEVRSDPLHFTHSRVMCWVTVDRAIRLLGERRDWLQLRAQIRAAILERSGAALPRAAEDAGPDAALLLVPLMDFPLAGADLAATVEKIESGLREGDFVVRYVAEDGLTGSEGAFLLCSFWLVDALLALGRGQEARTLFEHLCGRANDVGLFAEEIDPRTGAFLGNFPQALTHLGLIGSAVNLALFEAGGAAAVQGTYADRAARSVGASFGWRGVLSGLRHSGTPRFRSSRASKFRIR from the coding sequence ATGCGGGAGACCGCCCCACAGACGAAAACCCGACTCCCCCACAGTGCGGAGGGACGAGGGTACCGCCCCATCGCAGACTATGCCGCGCTCGGCGACTGCCATGGAACCGCGCTCGTTTCTATGGACGGCGGTATCGACTGGTGCGCCTTCGGCCGGTTCGACGCCGACCCCGTGCTTTGCCGCCTGCTGGACAATGAATCGGCCGGCTACATGGCGACCCGGCCGGTAGCAGCTTGTGCCGTGGACCGGCACTATCTGCCTGGCACGAATGTCTTGAGAACGAGTTTCACGACCGATACCGGCGCCGTCCACCTGACGGATTTCATGGCGGTAGGGCGTGACGGGACGGCGGGCGCTTTCGACTATGTCTCGTTGGAGGCGCCGGCCTGGCTGATACGTCGGATCGAGGGCGTTTCGGGTGAAGTCGAGTTGGACTTTGCCCTGCGTCTCTCGCTCGACTTCGCGCGGCGATCGGCGCACCTCCAGCCTGACGCAACGGGCTTCGTCGCGGAAAATGGATTGCGCCTTCAGTCCGATCTCCCGTTTGAGGTGGATCGGCACGAGGCGCGCGGTCGCATCGCGGTCCGCGCGGGCGATCGGTTCTACATTCTTCTCAGCGCGTCCGCCTCACCGAGCGACCCGGAGGATGTCGACCGCGCACTGGCCACGACGATGCACTTCTGGGAGGAGTGGATCGGCTTCTGCCGGTATGAGGGTCCATACACCGAGCATGTCCGGCGGAGCGCATTGGCGCTGAAGCTGATGTGCTTCGCGCCGACCGGGGCGATTGTCGCGGCGCCGACGACATCGCTTCCCGAAACGATCGGCGGTGAACGCAACTGGGACTATCGCTTCTGCTGGGTCCGTGACGCCAGCCTGACGCTCTATGCTCTGACGTCGCTTGGCTATTCGGGCGAGGCGCAGCGTTTCTTCACGTTTCTGCAGCGCAGTTGCGCAACGACCCATCCGGACGTTCAGCTGATGTATGGCATCGCGGGAGAGACGGAACTGCCGGAGTCGGTGCTGCTACATCTCGACGGCTACTGCGGCAGCCGGCCTGTCCGGATCGGCAATGCGGCTGTTCGCCAGCGACAGCTGGACGTGTACGGCTATATTCTGGATGCCGCCCTGATCTATGTCCGGCTGGGCGGCCGCCTGCCGGCCGAGGCTCGCCCCCTGCTGAGCGGTTTCGTCGAAATGGTGGCGAGGTATTGGCGCGAGCCGGACAGCGGCCTGTGGGAAGTGCGTTCCGACCCTTTGCACTTCACCCATTCGCGCGTGATGTGCTGGGTCACGGTGGATCGCGCGATCCGGCTCCTCGGCGAGCGTCGGGACTGGCTTCAACTGCGCGCGCAGATCCGCGCCGCGATTCTCGAACGAAGCGGAGCTGCCCTTCCGCGCGCCGCCGAGGATGCCGGTCCCGATGCCGCGCTGCTCTTGGTTCCGCTCATGGACTTCCCCTTGGCGGGTGCGGATCTCGCCGCAACCGTCGAGAAAATCGAATCCGGCCTGCGCGAAGGCGATTTCGTCGTCCGCTACGTTGCCGAGGACGGGCTCACCGGCAGTGAAGGAGCCTTCCTTCTTTGCAGCTTCTGGCTGGTTGATGCGCTTCTGGCCCTTGGTCGGGGACAGGAGGCACGAACCCTCTTCGAGCATCTCTGTGGTCGTGCGAACGATGTCGGTCTCTTCGCGGAAGAGATCGACCCGCGGACGGGGGCGTTCCTCGGCAACTTCCCGCAGGCACTGACGCACCTTGGGCTGATCGGAAGTGCCGTGAACCTTGCGCTCTTCGAAGCCGGTGGCGCGGCTGCAGTGCAGGGCACCTATGCCGATCGCGCGGCCCGCAGCGTCGGCGCCAGCTTCGGGTGGCGAGGCGTTCTCTCCGGCCTGCGCCATTCCGGCACACCGAGGTTCCGATCGTCGCGAGCGTCGAAGTTCCGCATCCGGTAA
- a CDS encoding DUF1109 domain-containing protein — translation MAELRTEDLLERLVADVRPVRRVVHPVVGAAIWLAVAGAVVTTMVILHGLRPDLMETFARPFVKTSWIASILTGLLAAVAAFHIALPDRSSRWALLPLPPLLLWIAGLGYGCFTDWLRVGPDGLVLGTSFSCFAVIALTSLPLGTGMLFMLRHAAPVRPALTAMIGSLSMAALVSAGLQLFHYLDAAIMVLVWHLGPVSVVVGVFTLANRRIFSEIEKIDPMAAAAT, via the coding sequence TTGGCGGAACTTCGAACAGAGGATCTTCTCGAGCGGCTGGTTGCCGATGTGCGCCCCGTCAGAAGAGTGGTCCACCCGGTGGTGGGGGCAGCCATCTGGTTGGCGGTCGCGGGAGCGGTCGTCACCACCATGGTGATTTTGCACGGGCTCCGGCCCGACCTGATGGAGACATTCGCGCGGCCGTTCGTGAAGACCTCGTGGATCGCGTCGATTCTCACGGGGCTATTGGCGGCGGTCGCGGCGTTTCACATCGCTCTTCCCGACCGCTCTTCACGGTGGGCATTGCTCCCGCTTCCGCCCCTTCTGCTGTGGATCGCCGGGCTGGGCTACGGGTGCTTTACAGACTGGTTGCGGGTGGGCCCGGACGGACTCGTCCTCGGGACCAGCTTCAGCTGTTTCGCCGTGATCGCGCTGACGAGCCTTCCTCTGGGGACTGGCATGCTGTTCATGCTGCGGCATGCAGCGCCGGTCAGGCCGGCGCTCACCGCAATGATCGGCAGCCTCTCCATGGCCGCGCTGGTTTCGGCCGGGCTCCAGCTGTTCCATTACCTGGACGCCGCGATCATGGTGCTCGTGTGGCACCTCGGGCCGGTATCGGTCGTCGTGGGCGTCTTCACCTTGGCAAATCGCCGGATCTTCT
- a CDS encoding radical SAM protein, with product MARPAASAPASGGEAFSPACAIPAHRGSDRRERRSSASGKNRRGPCNLGRGALEHLRHGRSSPGTRRGDVDGRLDPSAGSFDLIMRIPATIATDQPVLIFGGPYGNLEATRAVLDDARRLDIPPERIVCTGDVVAYCADPVATIDVIRESAIHVVMGNCEESLASGAGDCGCGFEPGSSCDRLSAAWYAFADGLVDADRRAWMANLPRRIDIVLGGIRLAVVHGGLNDINVFNFATTPAAAKLAELSAAGVDGIVGGHCGLPFTQSIEGFLWHNPGVVGLPANDGTPRVWYSILTPSASGLRIAHRALEYGHAGAAAKMRAAGLPEGYADALEQGLWPSCDVLPAAECAARGVPLEAGEILCRPQWRAVALDPARDPRVEHHWPDSHGRPGARGTAKFEDPAWTAAGEPRAEVALTALRTLWVNTGTLCNIECRNCYIESSPRNDRLAYFRLDDLRDYLDEIDRLRAPTDEIGFTGGEPFMNPDFLAMIELCLSRSFRVLVLTNAMRPMRRLEKELLSVVRRLGGILLMRVSLDHYTRERHDEERGLGAFDAAIDGLKWLARSGLTVSVAGRSIGTESDAEARLGYARLFAKHGLPIDPADPAALVIFPEMDGTRDVPEISEGCWSRLGMSPDSVMCASSRMVVKRRGSERPAVVACTLLPYDEAFEIGGTLAAASGPVRLNHPNCAQFCVLGGASCSGH from the coding sequence ATCGCGCGGCCCGCAGCGTCGGCGCCAGCTTCGGGTGGCGAGGCGTTCTCTCCGGCCTGCGCCATTCCGGCACACCGAGGTTCCGATCGTCGCGAGCGTCGAAGTTCCGCATCCGGTAAGAACCGACGTGGGCCGTGTAACCTCGGCCGCGGAGCGCTCGAACACCTTCGACATGGCCGATCGTCGCCGGGCACTCGCCGTGGCGACGTCGACGGCCGTCTCGACCCGTCGGCAGGGAGTTTCGATCTCATCATGCGCATACCCGCAACGATCGCTACCGACCAACCGGTGCTCATCTTCGGCGGGCCCTACGGAAATCTCGAAGCGACACGCGCAGTCCTCGACGACGCCCGCCGTCTCGATATCCCACCCGAACGGATCGTCTGCACGGGTGACGTCGTCGCCTACTGCGCCGACCCGGTCGCGACGATCGATGTCATCCGCGAGTCGGCCATACACGTCGTCATGGGCAACTGCGAGGAATCCTTGGCGAGCGGTGCCGGCGATTGCGGATGCGGCTTTGAGCCCGGGAGTAGCTGCGATCGATTGAGTGCCGCGTGGTACGCATTTGCTGATGGCCTGGTGGATGCCGATCGGCGGGCCTGGATGGCGAACCTGCCGCGCCGTATCGACATTGTCCTCGGCGGGATCCGCCTCGCCGTCGTGCACGGCGGCCTGAACGACATCAACGTATTCAACTTCGCCACGACGCCAGCGGCAGCCAAGCTGGCCGAACTCAGCGCAGCCGGTGTGGACGGCATCGTCGGCGGTCACTGCGGACTTCCCTTCACACAGTCGATCGAGGGCTTCCTCTGGCACAATCCAGGGGTTGTCGGCCTGCCGGCGAACGACGGCACGCCGCGCGTCTGGTACAGCATTCTCACGCCGTCGGCGTCCGGCCTTCGGATCGCCCATCGCGCGCTCGAATATGGACATGCCGGCGCCGCGGCGAAGATGCGGGCTGCAGGCCTACCCGAGGGTTATGCGGATGCGCTGGAGCAGGGCCTGTGGCCGAGCTGCGATGTTCTGCCTGCCGCGGAGTGTGCTGCTCGCGGCGTCCCACTCGAAGCCGGCGAGATTCTCTGTCGCCCGCAGTGGAGGGCGGTGGCGCTCGATCCTGCGCGCGATCCCCGGGTGGAGCATCACTGGCCGGATTCCCATGGGCGGCCTGGAGCGCGCGGTACGGCCAAGTTCGAAGACCCGGCGTGGACGGCTGCTGGCGAACCGCGGGCAGAGGTCGCACTGACCGCGTTGCGGACTCTCTGGGTCAACACCGGGACGCTCTGCAATATCGAATGCCGGAACTGCTACATCGAATCGAGCCCGCGGAACGATCGCCTGGCCTATTTCCGTCTCGACGATCTGCGCGACTATCTCGATGAGATCGATCGGCTGCGCGCCCCGACCGACGAGATCGGCTTCACCGGCGGCGAACCGTTCATGAATCCCGATTTTCTGGCCATGATCGAGCTGTGCCTCAGCCGCAGCTTTCGGGTCCTGGTGCTCACCAACGCGATGCGACCGATGCGGCGCCTGGAGAAAGAACTTCTGTCCGTCGTGCGGCGGCTCGGCGGCATCCTACTGATGCGCGTGTCTTTGGATCATTACACGCGCGAACGGCACGATGAGGAACGCGGGTTGGGCGCCTTCGACGCCGCCATCGATGGTTTGAAGTGGCTCGCACGGAGCGGCTTGACCGTGAGTGTCGCCGGTCGGTCCATCGGCACGGAGAGCGACGCCGAGGCCCGCCTCGGCTATGCGCGCCTCTTTGCAAAGCACGGGCTTCCGATCGACCCTGCGGACCCGGCCGCGCTGGTCATCTTCCCCGAGATGGACGGCACCCGCGACGTCCCGGAGATCAGCGAGGGCTGCTGGAGCCGGCTGGGCATGTCTCCGGACAGCGTCATGTGCGCGTCATCCCGCATGGTCGTGAAGCGGCGCGGCAGCGAGCGGCCGGCCGTGGTGGCGTGCACGCTCCTGCCTTACGACGAGGCGTTCGAGATAGGTGGGACGCTCGCCGCCGCGAGCGGACCGGTCCGTTTGAACCATCCCAATTGTGCGCAATTCTGCGTCCTCGGCGGAGCGTCATGCTCCGGTCACTGA